Proteins encoded together in one Epinephelus moara isolate mb chromosome 2, YSFRI_EMoa_1.0, whole genome shotgun sequence window:
- the LOC126401827 gene encoding odorant receptor 131-2-like, giving the protein MADNSSSIGGESLQLQYSYRVIIVQLLVVIFLCINLLLIVTFFKKEFFYTTTRYILYAVTLLSDSFVLLVSDVLLILTFFEITMHVWLCIIITVLVLMYIILTPVTLTAMTLERYVAICMPLRHGELCSTRSAINCILIIHGLSSVPCIVVFSNFFASASLSFYEQHSVCSMEIFMLFRWHDHIRSALSQLYFLIMCITIVFSYAKIMKVAKSASGENKKSTWKGLRTVILHAFQLLLCLIQLWCPFIEAAVLQINFRLFISVRYFNYIMFSLVPRCLSPLIYGLRDEKFFLELKKYAFFGLYKKRY; this is encoded by the coding sequence atGGCTGATAACAGCTCATCGATTGGTGGTGAGTCTTTACAGCTGCAGTACAGTTACCGGGTCATTATTGTGCAGCTCCTGGTGGTGATTTTTCTTTGCATCAACCTTTTGCTCATCGTgaccttttttaaaaaggagTTCTTCTACACAACGACACGTTACATCTTATATGCTGTCACACTACTGTCTGATAGCTTTGTATTATTAGTGTCTGATGTCCTTCTTATCTTGACCTTTTTTGAAATTACCATGCATGTTTGGTTatgcatcatcatcactgttcTGGTATTAATGTATATAATACTCACACCAGTTACTCTGACAGCAATGACCCTGGAGCGCTATGTGGCCATATGCATGCCCCTGCGCCATGGAGAGTTGTGCTCCACACGCAGTGCTATAAACTGCATCCTCATCATTCACGGCCTCAGCTCTGTACCCTGTATTGTTGTCTTCTCCAACTTCTTTGCATCAGCTTCTCTAAGCTTTTATGAACAACACAGTGTGTGCTCTATGGAGATATTCATGTTGTTCAGATGGCATGATCATATTAGGTCAGCTTTAAGTCAGTTGTACTTCTTGATTATGTGTATTACTATTGTATTCTCCTATGCTAAAATAATGAAAGTGGCAAAATCTGCATCAGGAGAGAATAAAAAGTCAACATGGAAAGGGCTCAGAACAGTAATTCTTCATGCTTtccagctgctgctctgtctcatcCAGCTGTGGTGTCCATTCATAGAAGCTGCTGTACTTCAGATTAATTTCAGGTTATTTATCAGTGTCAGGTACTTTAACTACATAATGTTTAGTCTCGTTCCACGATGTCTCAGTCCTCTCATTTATGGCCTCAGGGATGAAAAGTTTTTTCTTGAACTGAAAAAGTATGCTTTCTTTGGCTTGTATAAGAAACGATACTGA
- the LOC126401837 gene encoding odorant receptor 131-2-like, whose amino-acid sequence MIFLCINLLLIATFFKKEFFYTTTRYILYAVTLLSDSFVLLMSDVLLILTFFQITMHVWLCIIITVLVFMYMILTPVTLTAMPLERYVAICMPLRHGELCSTRSAINCILIIHGLSSVPCIVVFSNFFASASLSFYEQHSVCTVEIFMLFRWHDHIRSALSQLYFLIMCITIVFSYVKIMKVAKSASGENKNCCSSHPXQINFRLFFNVRYFNYIMFSLVPRCLSPLIYGLRDEKFFLELKK is encoded by the exons ATGATTTTTCTTTGCATCAACCTTTTGCTCATTGCaaccttttttaaaaaggagTTCTTCTACACAACGACACGTTACATCTTATATGCTGTCACACTACTGTCTGATAGCTTTGTATTATTAATGTCTGATGTCCTTCTTATCTTGACCTTTTTTCAAATTACCATGCATGTTTGGTTatgcatcatcatcactgttcTGGTATTTATGTATATGATACTCACACCAGTTACTCTGACAGCAATGCCCCTGGAGCGCTATGTGGCCATATGCATGCCCCTGCGTCATGGAGAGTTGTGCTCCACAAGAAGTGCTATAAACTGTATCCTCATCATTCACGGCCTCAGCTCTGTACCCTGTATTGTTGTCTTCTCCAACTTCTTTGCATCAGCTTCTCTAAGCTTTTATGAACAACACAGTGTATGCACTGTGGAGATATTCATGTTGTTCAGATGGCATGATCATATTAGGTCAGCTTTAAGTCAGTTGTACTTCTTGATTATGTGTATTACTATTGTATTTTCCTATGTTAAAATAATGAAAGTGGCCAAATCTGCATCAGGAGAGAATAAAAA CTGCTGCTCTTCTCATCCAGNTCAGATTAATTTCAGGTTATTTTTCAATGTCAGGTACTTTAACTACATAATGTTTAGTCTCGTTCCACGATGTCTCAGTCCTCTCATTTATGGCCTCAGGGATGAAAAGTTTTTTCTTGAACTGAAAAA ATGA
- the LOC126401847 gene encoding odorant receptor 131-2-like, translated as MAYNNSPIGGESIQRQINDRVIIVQLLVMIFLCINLLLIVTFFKKEFFYTTARYILYAVTLLSDSFILLMSDVLLILQYFQITMHVWLCIIISAVVLLYMIITPVTLTAMTLERYMAICMPLRHGELCSTRSTINCILIIHGLSSVPCIIVLSNYFASASLSLYEQHSLCSVEIFMLFRWHDHIRSAVHQFYFLIMCIPIVFSYVKIIKVAKTASGENKKSTWKGLRTVILHAFQLLLCLIQLWCPFIEAAVLQINFRLFINVRYFNYIMFSLAPRCLSPLIYGLRDEKFFLELKKYAFFGLYKKRY; from the coding sequence tGGCCTATAACAACTCACCGATTGGTGGTGAGTCTATACAGCGGCAGATCAATGACCGGGTCATTATTGTGCAGCTCCTTGTGATGATTTTTCTTTGCATCAACCTTTTGCTCATCGTgaccttttttaaaaaggagTTCTTCTACACAACTGCACGTTACATCTTATATGCTGTCACACTACTGTCTGATAGCTTTATATTATTAATGTCTGATGTCCTTCTtatcttacagtattttcaaattacCATGCATGTTTGGTTATGCATCATCATCTCTGCTGTGGTTCTTCTGTATATGATAATCACACCAGTTACTCTGACAGCAATGACCCTGGAGCGCTATATGGCCATATGCATGCCCCTGCGTCATGGAGAGTTGTGCTCCACACGCAGTACTATAAACTGCATCCTCATCATTCACGGCCTCAGCTCTGTACCCTGTATTATTGTCCTCTCCAACTACTTTGCATCAGCCTCTCTTAGCTTGTATGAACAACACAGTCTATGCTCTGTGGAGATATTCATGTTGTTCAGATGGCATGATCATATTAGGTCAGCTGTACATCAGTTTTACTTTTTGATTATGTGTATTCCTATTGTATTCTCCtatgttaaaataattaaagtagCCAAAACTGCATCAGGAGAGAATAAAAAGTCAACATGGAAAGGGCTCAGAACAGTAATTCTTCATGCTTtccagctgctgctctgtctcatcCAGCTTTGGTGTCCATTCATAGAAGCTGCTGTACTTCAGATTAATTTCAGGTTATTTATCAATGTCAGGTACTTTAACTACATAATGTTTAGTCTCGCTCCACGATGTCTCAGTCCTCTCATTTATGGCCTCAGGGATGAAAAGTTTTTTCTTGAACTGAAAAAGTATGCTTTCTTTGGCTTGTATAAGAAACGATACTGA